One stretch of Candidatus Bathyarchaeia archaeon DNA includes these proteins:
- a CDS encoding 60S ribosomal protein L22 gives MVEVKVDATKMKGEEKSIYAQLADFLKEKSGGEVSNDNGKLVVKTDAIGVNKKYVKVLLKKFLHHKALKNTYRVIGGQEDALRINSRKLFEEED, from the coding sequence ATGGTTGAAGTTAAAGTTGACGCCACTAAAATGAAGGGCGAAGAGAAAAGCATATACGCGCAGTTGGCGGATTTCCTCAAAGAAAAGTCAGGCGGCGAAGTCAGCAACGACAACGGCAAACTTGTCGTCAAAACAGATGCAATCGGCGTGAACAAGAAATACGTGAAGGTTCTGCTGAAAAAGTTTTTGCACCACAAGGCGCTAAAGAACACCTACCGTGTTATCGGCGGACAAGAAGATGCCTTGCGGATAAATTCACGTAAACTGTTTGAAGAGGAAGATTAG
- a CDS encoding pyridoxamine 5'-phosphate oxidase family protein, translated as MNFEECVKFANENPVAYLATVDEKGQPRVRALAMWYADETGFYFQSGTVKELVGQLKKNPKTEVCWFNNKTEGGIMLRVTGEVEFLDTPNMREKVVADRPFLKTMGITASSPGLVIFRIAKGEAYTWTWATNFEPKKMVKFGEKA; from the coding sequence TTGAATTTTGAAGAGTGTGTAAAGTTTGCTAATGAAAACCCTGTTGCCTACCTAGCTACGGTTGACGAGAAAGGGCAACCCCGGGTACGTGCGTTAGCCATGTGGTATGCGGATGAAACGGGCTTCTATTTCCAGTCAGGAACCGTTAAAGAGTTGGTTGGGCAGTTGAAGAAGAACCCCAAAACGGAAGTCTGCTGGTTTAACAACAAAACCGAAGGCGGCATCATGCTGCGGGTTACGGGTGAAGTGGAGTTTCTTGACACGCCAAATATGCGCGAAAAGGTTGTTGCGGACAGGCCTTTTCTGAAAACCATGGGCATAACGGCTTCCAGTCCGGGGCTGGTTATTTTCCGCATCGCAAAGGGTGAAGCGTACACTTGGACTTGGGCAACCAATTTTGAGCCTAAAAAAATGGTAAAGTTCGGGGAAAAAGCGTAG
- a CDS encoding ATP-dependent DNA ligase: MNYAKIADAYEKIEATTKRLEMTDLLVDLLKNTPTTLIGKVVYLTQGKLYPDFEGVEIGVAERLAIRALARASGRKENEIEADLQKSGDIGATAQNLLAKKKQFTFGVQKALTAQRVYEVLDKMAQTTGSGAVDTKMNLLTGMLADASPKEAKYILRTVTGNLRLGIADMTVLDALAIAYGGGKENRELIERAYNISSDLGRVATVVAEKGIEGIKKFQVTVFEPVRPMLAERLASPEEILDKLGGKCVAEYKYDGERIQLHKKGDAVVLFSRRLEKISDQYPDAIELVKKNVTAEEAILEGECVAMDLETGEMRPFQELMHRRRKYGIKEAISDYPVSLFMFDALYVDGKDYTQEPFQTRRKALEQATAKNLRLTLAKQKLVRTVKALEEFFEEAIEDGCEGIMCKAVGDTSVYQAGARGWLWIKYKRDYKSEMTDTVDLVVVGAIHGRGRRAGAYGALLLATYSKESDVFETVTKLGTGFTDKDLAYLPELLRQHEIPRKHSRVKSLLEADVWFEPAVVLEVLGAEITLSPIHTSAMDSIRKGSGLAIRFPRFTGKYRTDKAAEDATSSAEIVQMYQNQLKQINGSPP, encoded by the coding sequence TTGAACTACGCCAAAATTGCTGACGCCTACGAAAAAATCGAAGCCACCACCAAACGCCTAGAAATGACCGACTTACTGGTTGACCTGCTCAAAAACACGCCAACAACCCTAATCGGCAAAGTGGTCTACCTAACCCAAGGCAAACTGTACCCCGACTTTGAAGGCGTCGAAATCGGCGTAGCCGAACGCTTAGCCATACGCGCCCTTGCCCGCGCCAGCGGAAGAAAAGAAAACGAAATCGAAGCCGACCTGCAGAAAAGCGGCGACATAGGCGCAACCGCCCAAAACCTGCTTGCCAAAAAGAAACAATTCACATTCGGCGTGCAAAAAGCCCTAACCGCCCAGCGGGTGTATGAGGTGCTAGACAAGATGGCGCAAACCACCGGTTCAGGCGCGGTAGACACCAAAATGAACCTGCTGACGGGAATGCTCGCCGACGCCTCACCTAAAGAGGCAAAGTACATCCTACGCACCGTCACAGGGAACCTGCGACTGGGCATCGCAGACATGACCGTGTTGGACGCGTTGGCAATTGCTTACGGCGGCGGCAAAGAAAACCGCGAACTCATCGAACGCGCCTACAACATAAGCAGCGACCTTGGACGCGTCGCCACCGTAGTTGCCGAAAAAGGCATTGAGGGAATAAAGAAATTTCAAGTCACCGTTTTTGAACCTGTCCGCCCCATGCTGGCAGAACGTTTAGCTTCCCCCGAAGAAATCTTGGATAAACTTGGCGGCAAATGCGTAGCAGAATACAAGTACGACGGCGAACGAATTCAACTGCACAAAAAAGGAGACGCAGTTGTTCTTTTCAGCAGGCGGCTGGAAAAAATCTCGGACCAGTACCCCGACGCCATTGAGCTTGTGAAAAAAAACGTCACCGCAGAAGAAGCCATTCTTGAGGGCGAATGTGTCGCCATGGATTTGGAGACGGGAGAAATGCGCCCCTTCCAAGAGCTAATGCATCGCCGACGCAAATATGGCATCAAAGAAGCCATATCAGATTACCCCGTTTCATTGTTCATGTTTGACGCCCTTTACGTGGATGGCAAAGACTACACCCAAGAACCATTCCAGACCCGACGAAAAGCCTTAGAGCAAGCTACAGCGAAGAACCTTCGCTTGACGCTGGCAAAGCAGAAGCTGGTGCGAACTGTGAAGGCGTTGGAGGAGTTTTTTGAAGAAGCCATAGAGGATGGTTGCGAGGGAATCATGTGTAAAGCCGTTGGGGACACATCGGTTTATCAAGCGGGTGCGCGGGGTTGGCTGTGGATAAAGTACAAACGTGACTACAAGAGCGAAATGACCGACACCGTGGACCTTGTGGTGGTGGGTGCAATTCACGGCAGGGGTAGACGCGCAGGAGCCTACGGCGCGTTGCTGCTGGCGACTTATAGCAAGGAATCAGACGTGTTTGAGACAGTTACGAAACTGGGAACAGGCTTCACGGACAAAGACTTAGCGTACCTGCCTGAACTGCTGCGTCAACATGAAATTCCACGCAAACACTCACGGGTAAAGTCCCTGTTGGAGGCGGATGTCTGGTTTGAACCCGCCGTGGTTTTGGAAGTTTTGGGCGCAGAAATCACGTTAAGCCCCATTCACACCTCCGCGATGGATTCCATCCGCAAAGGCAGCGGTTTAGCCATCAGGTTTCCGCGGTTCACAGGGAAATACCGCACGGACAAAGCCGCTGAAGACGCCACCAGCAGCGCAGAGATTGTGCAGATGTATCAAAATCAACTAAAACAAATCAACGGCAGCCCCCCATAG
- a CDS encoding heavy metal translocating P-type ATPase: protein MSSEEKSCAEKPSLPTEEADEKRVMVVLAVTLAATILVAGLLDLLLGGVPLGFSFPLLNVPATVSRIIYYLVVVFAAGYVGYFGLRELLVERRFSVEFLMAVAALGALYLEYFFEAAMVLLLYCIAEYFEGYIQDRARRTVEKLGKFIPDKARVLADGSEKTVEVGAVGVGAVILVKPGERIPLDGNVVEGYSRVDQALVTGESVPVLKAVNDCVYAGTLSTSGVLKVLVTRKAEETLVSRIVQLVTESGKHKASIERLVDRFAKVYVPIVIALAVFTAVGLPLLAGGSWESWLYRSLILLVVSCPSAFIISVPATIFVAITIAAKRGVIIKGGIYVEKLTRIKTVVFDKTGTLTLGRPAVHEVRSVQRPQKDALAYAAAIDQYSNHPVAKAIVRRAAEQGIDISQFKVTDVTEMPGKGIVGYVDGNFVAVGNPELMKEFECNCKEAYQISENDTHTAVCVSVGKEGMASVCVVDEVREDALHAVASLKQSGIKTAMLTGDRNEIAKDTAASLKIDEVHAELFPEDKLRILEEYKRTSHNGGLVAMVGDGVNDAPALAASDVGIAMGAGGVDVALESADIVLVKDELAQIPYLVRLSEKSMAIAKQNIAASLIIKLVLGALGVFGVTGLLAAVIAGDDGVTLLLLLNTLRLEKVK from the coding sequence TTGTCTTCTGAAGAAAAAAGCTGTGCAGAAAAACCCAGCTTACCCACAGAAGAAGCAGATGAGAAACGGGTTATGGTTGTGCTTGCCGTAACGTTAGCCGCAACCATTCTTGTTGCAGGGCTTCTGGATTTGCTACTTGGTGGCGTCCCGTTGGGCTTTTCCTTTCCTCTACTAAACGTCCCCGCAACGGTAAGCCGCATAATCTACTATTTGGTTGTTGTTTTCGCTGCTGGCTATGTGGGTTACTTTGGGCTGCGTGAGTTGCTGGTTGAACGCCGTTTCAGCGTAGAGTTTCTCATGGCTGTTGCGGCGTTGGGCGCGCTTTACTTGGAGTACTTTTTTGAAGCCGCCATGGTTCTTCTGCTTTACTGCATAGCAGAATACTTTGAAGGCTACATTCAGGACCGTGCTCGCCGCACGGTAGAGAAATTGGGCAAATTCATTCCCGACAAAGCTCGCGTCCTCGCGGATGGTTCCGAGAAAACCGTGGAGGTTGGGGCTGTGGGTGTGGGCGCCGTCATTTTGGTCAAGCCTGGCGAAAGAATCCCGTTGGATGGCAATGTGGTGGAAGGTTATTCACGCGTGGACCAAGCGTTGGTTACTGGCGAGTCAGTTCCTGTTCTCAAAGCCGTTAATGACTGTGTTTATGCTGGCACGTTGAGCACGAGTGGGGTTCTAAAGGTCCTGGTGACTCGGAAAGCGGAAGAAACGTTGGTGTCGCGTATTGTGCAGTTGGTAACGGAGTCAGGCAAACATAAGGCTTCCATAGAGCGGCTGGTGGACCGCTTTGCAAAAGTATATGTCCCTATCGTCATCGCTTTGGCGGTTTTCACAGCGGTTGGGTTACCGCTGCTTGCAGGCGGCTCTTGGGAGAGTTGGCTGTACCGTTCCCTGATATTGCTGGTGGTTTCTTGCCCAAGTGCGTTCATCATTTCGGTTCCCGCCACCATCTTTGTCGCCATAACCATCGCGGCAAAACGCGGAGTCATCATCAAAGGAGGCATTTATGTTGAGAAGCTGACGCGAATCAAGACGGTGGTCTTTGACAAAACAGGCACCTTGACTCTGGGTAGACCTGCGGTGCATGAGGTTCGTTCGGTTCAGCGTCCTCAAAAAGACGCTTTGGCTTATGCCGCCGCCATTGACCAGTACAGTAATCATCCTGTGGCAAAAGCCATCGTGCGCAGGGCTGCCGAGCAAGGAATTGACATCAGCCAATTCAAAGTTACGGACGTCACCGAAATGCCCGGGAAAGGCATTGTGGGTTATGTGGATGGCAACTTTGTGGCGGTGGGTAACCCTGAGTTAATGAAAGAGTTCGAATGCAACTGCAAAGAAGCCTACCAAATCAGCGAGAACGACACTCACACCGCGGTTTGTGTTTCAGTTGGCAAGGAGGGGATGGCTTCAGTTTGTGTGGTGGACGAAGTTCGTGAGGACGCGTTGCATGCGGTTGCTTCTCTTAAACAAAGCGGCATCAAAACTGCCATGCTCACTGGTGATCGAAACGAAATCGCCAAGGATACCGCTGCCTCGCTCAAGATTGATGAAGTGCATGCGGAGCTGTTTCCTGAGGATAAACTGCGGATTTTAGAGGAATACAAACGTACAAGCCACAACGGCGGGTTAGTTGCGATGGTTGGTGACGGCGTGAATGATGCTCCTGCATTGGCGGCTTCAGATGTGGGCATCGCGATGGGCGCTGGCGGGGTGGATGTGGCTTTGGAGTCCGCGGATATCGTGCTGGTAAAAGATGAGTTGGCACAGATTCCCTACTTGGTGCGGCTAAGCGAAAAATCAATGGCAATCGCCAAGCAAAACATCGCCGCTTCGCTGATAATAAAGTTGGTTTTGGGGGCGTTGGGCGTTTTTGGGGTTACGGGGTTGCTGGCAGCTGTCATTGCAGGCGATGACGGGGTGACGTTGTTGTTGCTGTTGAATACGTTGCGGCTGGAAAAAGTCAAGTAA
- a CDS encoding fructose-bisphosphatase class II family protein, which translates to MVTLRALAPSLTRITVAGAVGAALHVGQGNCDLVDDQAVEFSRAVLHQTDIEGEIICCEGPKDNAPSFAYREKVGTGNGPKLEFVVDPVDGTTAASKGRKDAISALACAPAGCFQVLPDDGYYFKIACSNHILEKLSPDMPIEEIVQTVASAKGLPLTNFTVIMLERERHNEILATLRKLGVRIILIPDGDIAAAVVACTPDSGVDLLIGAGAGPEATIAATAVKCLGGTMLVKVWRDKKDDDKRMERLQAVGVDVEKTYNQDELARGNELVFAASGVTKGELLDGVRLISDGAVVSSICMRLPSGTIERSETTLRFKGHPVYKQFIP; encoded by the coding sequence ATGGTAACTCTAAGAGCATTAGCACCCTCATTAACTCGCATAACCGTCGCTGGTGCAGTTGGAGCTGCACTTCATGTTGGACAAGGCAACTGTGATTTAGTCGACGACCAAGCTGTGGAGTTTAGTAGGGCAGTTTTGCATCAAACTGACATCGAAGGCGAAATCATTTGTTGTGAAGGACCCAAAGACAACGCTCCAAGCTTTGCTTACCGGGAGAAAGTGGGCACTGGAAACGGTCCAAAACTGGAGTTTGTTGTTGACCCCGTTGACGGAACAACTGCCGCCAGTAAAGGACGCAAAGATGCCATATCCGCGCTTGCTTGTGCACCCGCAGGATGTTTTCAGGTTCTTCCCGATGATGGGTACTACTTCAAAATTGCCTGCAGTAACCACATTTTGGAGAAACTCAGCCCTGACATGCCCATTGAGGAGATTGTGCAGACGGTTGCTAGCGCTAAAGGTTTACCGTTGACCAACTTTACTGTCATCATGTTGGAGCGTGAACGGCACAACGAGATTTTGGCTACCCTTCGAAAACTTGGGGTGCGAATTATCTTAATTCCTGATGGCGATATCGCTGCCGCGGTAGTTGCTTGCACTCCCGACAGTGGGGTTGACTTGCTTATCGGTGCCGGTGCTGGTCCTGAAGCAACAATTGCGGCGACAGCGGTGAAGTGTCTGGGCGGAACCATGCTGGTTAAGGTTTGGCGGGACAAGAAGGACGATGACAAGCGGATGGAGCGTCTGCAGGCTGTTGGTGTCGATGTGGAGAAAACCTACAATCAGGATGAGTTAGCCCGAGGTAACGAGTTGGTTTTTGCAGCGTCAGGTGTCACTAAAGGGGAACTGTTAGATGGTGTACGGTTAATTTCAGACGGTGCAGTTGTCAGTTCAATTTGTATGCGGCTGCCCAGCGGAACCATTGAGCGTTCCGAAACCACGCTGCGCTTTAAGGGTCACCCCGTTTATAAGCAGTTCATACCCTAA
- a CDS encoding winged helix-turn-helix domain-containing protein translates to MSAGESKEVLKGTTFEVYRFLLKNGKPVGIRELQRALNLSSPSVATYHLSKLEDAGLIKRKDGNYVVAKYLLDHSVKVSHFLVPRYFFYAFFAWVVLVLELTLMKPMFVSREYVFSTVATAMFVFFLSYETAKTWLKGSL, encoded by the coding sequence TTGTCTGCTGGGGAATCGAAAGAAGTTCTGAAGGGAACCACCTTTGAGGTTTACAGGTTCCTCCTCAAAAACGGCAAACCCGTGGGCATACGCGAGCTGCAACGTGCCCTCAACTTAAGCAGCCCAAGCGTGGCAACCTATCACCTTTCAAAGCTTGAGGACGCAGGCTTAATCAAACGTAAAGACGGCAACTACGTTGTCGCCAAATACCTGCTTGACCACAGCGTAAAAGTCAGCCATTTCTTGGTTCCCCGATACTTCTTTTACGCGTTCTTTGCGTGGGTAGTTCTGGTTTTAGAGTTAACCCTGATGAAACCCATGTTTGTAAGCCGCGAATACGTCTTCTCCACCGTTGCCACCGCGATGTTTGTCTTCTTCCTCTCCTACGAAACCGCAAAAACGTGGCTGAAAGGGAGCTTATAG
- a CDS encoding CBS domain-containing protein, which produces MTSFLIGGLLLAANFAVQTAAPVTPISEPLNTAGSFMFDLAVLNLLLGGFNLIPAFPMDGGRIFRALLATRMKFTDATKYASYIGRLLGIGMVIFGILFPPYFLIIVVGLFVYVGATEEAKQTIISTNLARVRVSEVTCAEIGTVTPKTSLAEALETIFRFRYHDAIVEEDGKYLGLVVWSDLAKVKPEQRSQMRIEQLPLVKVWVYPDESVLEAQKILIQKGLSAVPVVDRSDPAKVICVLTTEGIAASLDRAKNLH; this is translated from the coding sequence TTGACAAGTTTTCTTATCGGTGGCTTGTTGTTGGCTGCCAATTTTGCGGTCCAAACCGCCGCACCCGTAACACCCATCAGTGAACCTCTCAACACCGCAGGGAGTTTCATGTTTGACTTAGCCGTACTTAACTTGCTGCTGGGCGGATTCAACTTGATTCCAGCGTTTCCCATGGACGGCGGCAGGATTTTCCGGGCGCTACTCGCTACACGCATGAAATTCACTGATGCCACAAAATACGCCTCATACATCGGCAGGCTTCTGGGCATCGGCATGGTGATTTTTGGGATTTTGTTTCCGCCATATTTCTTAATTATCGTGGTGGGTTTGTTTGTGTATGTTGGCGCCACCGAGGAGGCAAAGCAAACTATAATTTCCACAAACCTTGCCCGAGTTCGAGTCAGCGAGGTCACCTGCGCAGAAATTGGCACCGTGACGCCTAAAACCAGCCTTGCCGAAGCCTTGGAAACCATATTCAGGTTTCGCTACCACGATGCCATAGTTGAAGAGGACGGCAAATATTTGGGGCTGGTTGTCTGGAGTGACCTTGCCAAAGTTAAACCTGAACAGCGAAGCCAGATGCGTATCGAACAGTTGCCGTTGGTGAAGGTTTGGGTTTATCCGGATGAATCAGTGCTTGAGGCGCAAAAAATTTTGATTCAAAAAGGGCTCTCGGCAGTTCCAGTGGTTGACCGAAGTGACCCTGCTAAGGTTATCTGCGTTTTGACAACTGAAGGCATCGCGGCATCTTTGGATAGAGCAAAAAACCTGCACTAA
- a CDS encoding G1 family glutamic endopeptidase: MSSQPKKWKTNALILTVIWVVLLVASVTVLSSVVRPFLRSLQTQNLVSSEWAGYSVSSSTLFQHPHVVAVSGSWVVPAVSVSEANTYSAAWIGIGGQNDETLIQVGSEHDSINGEAVYALWYELLPNYSVPIPDIKIAPGDLLTASVILVDSQANNWTVRITDQTTGQTFQKNFIYESTQFTAEWVMERPKVNNRVTTLADFGSITFMDAKAQIADKVGTIGDFPNYEIAMQDSTGALVEVSDLHSGGSSFTISYLKQSEAA, from the coding sequence TTGTCTAGTCAACCCAAGAAATGGAAAACTAACGCCCTCATTCTAACCGTTATTTGGGTGGTGCTTCTTGTCGCCTCGGTTACGGTTTTGTCTTCAGTGGTGAGGCCGTTTCTTAGAAGTCTGCAAACCCAAAATCTGGTTAGCTCTGAATGGGCTGGCTACTCGGTTTCCTCAAGCACTCTCTTTCAGCATCCCCATGTGGTTGCAGTCAGCGGTTCATGGGTGGTGCCGGCGGTTTCAGTTTCCGAAGCAAACACCTACAGTGCCGCATGGATTGGTATAGGCGGACAAAACGACGAAACCCTGATTCAGGTTGGCTCCGAACATGACTCCATAAACGGTGAAGCCGTTTACGCTTTATGGTATGAGCTGCTGCCTAACTATTCCGTTCCAATCCCCGACATAAAAATAGCCCCCGGAGACCTGCTCACTGCTTCCGTCATTCTTGTCGACAGCCAAGCCAACAACTGGACTGTACGCATAACAGACCAAACCACTGGGCAAACCTTCCAAAAGAACTTCATCTATGAATCAACGCAGTTTACGGCAGAATGGGTAATGGAACGCCCCAAAGTAAACAACCGCGTAACTACGCTGGCGGATTTTGGCAGCATCACCTTTATGGATGCAAAAGCGCAGATAGCCGACAAAGTGGGAACCATCGGCGACTTTCCCAACTACGAAATTGCTATGCAAGACTCGACTGGAGCTCTGGTTGAGGTTTCAGATTTGCACAGCGGCGGCTCCAGCTTCACCATAAGCTACCTAAAGCAATCTGAAGCGGCTTGA
- a CDS encoding YkgJ family cysteine cluster protein yields the protein MVENFYVHLEFEGKDGGWSINLPFLCSQCGKCCTLEDFLTAGPLKGTSETHPEAHAKANRFYTELGDLWAKNEAEYDDHVANTPCPFLKGNLCSIYEVRPEGCRQFPNTMFGMLTTDCPALTRFKKQRTALKRGRKCKATYNQTGKTQRTNGSEPIESAKLTEKRYQKCIAKLRQADITDDELTIFNQINGKI from the coding sequence ATGGTTGAAAACTTCTACGTTCATTTAGAGTTTGAAGGCAAAGACGGCGGCTGGTCCATCAACCTGCCCTTCCTCTGCAGCCAATGCGGCAAATGCTGCACCTTAGAAGATTTCCTAACAGCAGGTCCACTCAAGGGCACATCTGAAACGCATCCAGAAGCCCACGCCAAAGCCAACCGCTTCTACACCGAACTGGGCGACCTGTGGGCAAAAAACGAAGCGGAATACGACGACCACGTAGCCAACACGCCGTGCCCGTTTCTGAAGGGCAATCTCTGCAGCATCTATGAGGTTCGACCTGAAGGCTGCCGACAATTCCCCAACACCATGTTTGGAATGCTAACAACCGACTGCCCCGCCCTGACGCGGTTCAAGAAACAACGCACAGCCCTAAAAAGAGGCAGAAAATGCAAAGCAACCTACAACCAAACAGGAAAGACACAAAGAACAAACGGTTCTGAGCCAATCGAGTCGGCAAAGCTAACTGAAAAACGCTATCAGAAGTGCATTGCCAAATTGCGACAAGCAGACATAACCGATGATGAATTAACGATATTCAACCAGATCAACGGCAAAATTTGA
- a CDS encoding Rieske (2Fe-2S) protein, protein MNEAGYVRVASTSEVPVGKMKKVTLEDKEVLIANVNGTYYAIGNLCTHFGGDLSQGTLEGNVVTCPNHNSKFDVITGKVVVPPTEALGRAEIEDEPQYAVKVEKQDILIKP, encoded by the coding sequence ATGAATGAAGCAGGATACGTGAGGGTAGCTTCAACATCCGAGGTGCCAGTTGGAAAAATGAAAAAGGTCACCTTAGAAGACAAAGAGGTACTTATTGCAAACGTTAACGGAACTTACTACGCGATAGGCAACTTGTGTACTCATTTTGGGGGTGACCTCTCGCAGGGTACTCTGGAAGGAAACGTCGTTACCTGCCCGAATCATAACTCAAAATTTGACGTAATCACAGGAAAAGTTGTTGTGCCCCCTACCGAAGCCTTAGGCAGAGCCGAGATAGAAGACGAACCACAATATGCAGTCAAAGTGGAGAAGCAAGACATCCTGATAAAACCGTAA